In a genomic window of Pararge aegeria chromosome 7, ilParAegt1.1, whole genome shotgun sequence:
- the LOC120625173 gene encoding uncharacterized protein LOC120625173 translates to MAAGGRTPKQRRFEISSTMALRTNTPRRRRGSCKCLFGAPDRDETKRLMAEQYARERKRFIRRFNFDIETECAHKGAKLDSPVKFCEEDKENGSPRNPRTGAEALACVENTDLRVLGSPSRRSAGSSPRTPTRTPRTPRTPRASRTPRTPRTPASRRQLQMTDYWTLRKHADGASSDKEN, encoded by the coding sequence ATGGCGGCTGGAGGACGTACACCCAAGCAAAGGAGATTCGAGATATCTTCTACCATGGCGCTAAGAACCAACACCCCAAGGCGAAGACGTGGGAGCTGCAAGTGTCTATTCGGAGCTCCGGACAGGGACGAGACGAAGCGTCTGATGGCAGAGCAGTACGCAAGAGAAAGGAAGCGGTTTATTAGGCGATTCAACTTTGACATTGAAACTGAGTGCGCCCACAAAGGTGCTAAATTGGACTCTCCTGTTAAATTTTGTGAGGAGGACAAGGAAAATGGCAGTCCAAGGAATCCTAGGACCGGAGCTGAGGCCTTAGCGTGTGTAGAGAATACGGATTTGCGGGTGCTGGGATCACCTTCACGCCGCAGTGCTGGTAGCTCGCCTAGGACTCCGACAAGGACTCCACGGACGCCAAGGACTCCTCGTGCATCGAGGACACCACGTACTCCTAGAACTCCTGCGTCAAGAAGACAACTCCAAATGACAG